In one Winogradskyella sp. MH6 genomic region, the following are encoded:
- a CDS encoding S8 family peptidase → MKRNFFKLLLLVVMVLVSCSKDETNIESQSETVQFPKNPLTIEQINSRISETIENTGDFDWNAVDEHFLWSAVVHGQNVLTIGYGNPGQSFSETEDPVLQSKKSALISIVLNTEAVEKEDLKLVEHEIINVIDVEVTKIETIIELRKSDFVRYLEPNGYNLYSITAKSSSGCDKNPDTINSAHYSTVSPNNAQVSWHFSEHNIPQAWNYSTGSGVTIGLIDTGISASQYLLNSSGFNDGASTGRFVQKYGTFIDSSWWWSSNYDGPHDKCGHGTAMGSTMAAPRNNDGMPVGVAYNANLVAYRATEDVLLNDYHERKGVSMALTQLGNRSDVKIISMSIGYVWSIGNIKDAVKYAYSKGKLIFAAGGTSTSFTNGFGVIFPATMSETVAVTGVDDGSNYERCDTCHSGSKIDFTIIMEGDNNTSKAPPVLGFNTGQRRYTGGSSVATATTAGIAALIWSRYPSWSRTQVLNRLKQSAEFYPNKNGSFGYGNIDALQAVQ, encoded by the coding sequence ATGAAAAGAAACTTTTTCAAACTATTACTATTAGTAGTAATGGTATTGGTATCATGTTCTAAAGATGAAACCAATATTGAAAGCCAATCAGAAACTGTTCAATTTCCCAAAAACCCACTTACCATTGAACAAATTAATTCTAGAATTTCTGAAACCATAGAAAATACAGGTGATTTCGATTGGAATGCCGTAGACGAGCATTTTTTATGGAGTGCTGTTGTTCATGGACAAAATGTGTTAACCATCGGTTATGGAAATCCTGGTCAAAGCTTTAGCGAAACAGAAGATCCTGTTTTACAATCTAAAAAAAGCGCATTAATTAGTATTGTATTAAACACCGAAGCTGTTGAAAAAGAAGATTTAAAGTTGGTAGAGCACGAAATTATTAACGTAATAGATGTAGAAGTTACAAAAATTGAAACCATAATTGAATTGAGAAAGAGTGACTTTGTTCGCTATCTAGAACCTAATGGCTACAATCTCTACTCAATTACAGCTAAAAGCAGTTCAGGTTGCGACAAAAACCCTGACACTATAAATTCAGCACATTACTCAACTGTAAGCCCTAACAATGCACAGGTTTCATGGCATTTTAGTGAGCATAATATTCCTCAAGCATGGAATTATAGTACAGGATCTGGTGTAACCATTGGTCTTATAGACACTGGCATTTCTGCATCTCAATATCTATTAAACTCATCTGGATTTAATGATGGAGCTTCAACAGGTCGATTTGTTCAGAAATACGGAACTTTTATTGACTCTTCTTGGTGGTGGAGTAGCAACTATGATGGTCCACACGATAAATGCGGACATGGTACTGCAATGGGTTCTACAATGGCAGCTCCAAGAAACAACGACGGAATGCCAGTTGGTGTAGCATATAATGCTAACCTCGTTGCTTATAGAGCTACGGAAGATGTTCTTTTAAACGATTACCACGAACGCAAAGGTGTATCTATGGCACTAACACAATTAGGCAACAGAAGCGATGTTAAAATCATCTCCATGTCAATAGGTTATGTTTGGTCTATAGGTAATATTAAAGATGCTGTTAAATACGCATATAGTAAAGGAAAATTAATTTTTGCTGCAGGTGGAACTTCAACAAGCTTTACCAATGGCTTTGGAGTCATCTTCCCTGCAACAATGAGCGAAACGGTTGCGGTTACAGGTGTAGACGACGGATCTAATTATGAAAGATGTGATACATGCCATAGCGGAAGTAAAATAGACTTTACCATTATTATGGAAGGAGACAACAACACTAGCAAAGCACCTCCTGTTTTAGGGTTTAACACAGGTCAAAGAAGATATACTGGTGGCTCATCTGTAGCCACAGCAACAACAGCTGGTATAGCTGCCTTAATTTGGTCTAGATATCCAAGTTGGTCTAGAACTCAGGTATTGAATAGATTGAAGCAATCGGCCGAATTCTATCCTAATAAAAATGGTAGTTTTGGCTATGGAAATATAGATGCTTTACAAGCCGTTCAATAG
- a CDS encoding O-methyltransferase, protein MYFLPEALDNYVVSHSEQEPELLQQLTRETYQKILQPIMLSGPYQGRVLSMISKLVNPKSILELGTFTGYATLCLAEGLQKDGVIHTIDINEELYDFQRKYFDMSEYGSQIIQHTGSALDIIPDLDTSFDLVFIDADKPNYSNYFHLIIDKLNSGGIILSDNVLWHGKVVEELNEKDVSTKAVLDYNTLLKEDERIETVILPIRDGLTISRKK, encoded by the coding sequence ATGTATTTTTTGCCAGAGGCATTAGACAATTATGTTGTTTCACATTCTGAGCAAGAACCAGAGTTGTTACAACAATTAACAAGAGAAACGTATCAGAAAATTTTACAACCTATCATGCTCAGTGGTCCATACCAAGGCAGAGTGCTGAGTATGATTTCTAAACTTGTAAATCCAAAATCTATTTTAGAATTAGGAACTTTTACAGGTTATGCTACATTGTGCTTAGCTGAAGGATTGCAAAAAGATGGAGTTATTCATACTATTGATATTAATGAAGAATTGTATGATTTTCAGCGTAAGTATTTTGATATGTCTGAATATGGATCTCAAATTATACAACACACAGGAAGCGCATTAGACATTATACCAGATTTAGATACTTCATTTGATTTGGTCTTTATTGATGCTGATAAACCCAATTATAGCAATTATTTCCATTTAATTATTGATAAGCTAAATTCAGGAGGTATTATACTTTCTGATAACGTGTTATGGCATGGAAAAGTCGTAGAAGAACTTAACGAAAAAGATGTTTCTACAAAAGCTGTTTTAGACTATAATACACTTTTAAAGGAAGACGAACGTATTGAAACAGTAATATTGCCAATACGAGACGGATTAACAATTAGTAGGAAGAAATAA
- a CDS encoding amidohydrolase family protein, with the protein MSKRKLRINGHSHLLPYPEEIPEFMKDKGIFWVDKDRKFMLQKDWNRPITDSSFFLNEKLAWMEHFKIDHAVVLNLSQLYGNGLRLEEMKQALRFQNDFNARIQHENPSKFTTGFVVHPGFVRGACWEIERCVEVLGMRLLCLPTHYMDTIGTWRCIFDEENEPIFELADKYNLAVEIHPYDGEKFIKLENTSWRFHLIWMLAQCADAYHFLTLNGYYEKYPNMRICFAHGGQVAQINLGRRIQGFDGRPDLFEGKVHPRKAVGHKNIFFDTLVHDTGGLDLLIKNQGTKQVLMGLDDPYPLGEMESEKQSSYPGKILDLAIERKIINETERDAIWEDNVIQWLCGDDEQAKKDLVARITS; encoded by the coding sequence ATGAGCAAACGAAAACTTAGAATTAACGGCCATTCGCACTTATTACCTTATCCTGAAGAAATTCCTGAATTCATGAAAGATAAAGGGATCTTTTGGGTCGATAAAGATCGAAAATTCATGCTTCAAAAAGATTGGAACAGACCAATTACAGATTCTAGTTTTTTCTTGAATGAGAAATTAGCTTGGATGGAGCATTTTAAAATAGACCATGCAGTTGTTTTGAATTTATCTCAACTTTATGGTAACGGTCTTCGTTTAGAAGAGATGAAGCAAGCGTTGCGTTTTCAAAATGATTTTAATGCTCGTATTCAGCACGAAAATCCGAGCAAATTTACTACAGGTTTTGTTGTGCATCCTGGCTTTGTGCGTGGTGCTTGTTGGGAAATAGAGCGTTGTGTTGAGGTTTTGGGCATGCGCTTGTTGTGTTTGCCAACACATTATATGGATACTATAGGGACTTGGCGCTGTATTTTTGATGAGGAAAATGAACCTATTTTTGAACTGGCAGATAAGTACAACTTAGCCGTTGAGATTCATCCTTATGATGGTGAAAAATTTATAAAGCTTGAAAACACATCTTGGCGTTTTCATTTAATTTGGATGCTGGCACAATGTGCTGATGCTTATCATTTTTTGACTTTAAATGGTTATTACGAAAAGTATCCTAATATGCGTATTTGTTTTGCTCACGGAGGGCAAGTGGCACAAATTAATTTAGGACGACGTATTCAAGGTTTTGATGGTAGGCCAGATTTGTTTGAAGGTAAGGTACACCCAAGAAAAGCTGTGGGACATAAAAATATTTTCTTTGATACTTTGGTGCATGATACTGGTGGATTAGATCTTTTAATAAAAAACCAAGGTACAAAACAGGTTTTAATGGGATTGGACGACCCTTATCCTTTAGGTGAAATGGAAAGTGAAAAACAATCATCCTATCCAGGTAAAATACTAGATTTAGCCATAGAGCGAAAAATTATAAATGAAACTGAGCGAGATGCCATTTGGGAAGATAATGTTATACAGTGGTTGTGTGGTGATGATGAGCAGGCAAAAAAAGATTTGGTAGCAAGAATAACTTCATAG
- a CDS encoding 3-hydroxyanthranilate 3,4-dioxygenase has protein sequence MSKLYPPINFKAWIEENRHLLKPPVGNKVVWKDGDFIVMVVGGPNSRKDYHYNETPEFFYQVEGDIVLKVIDGGEPRDIHIKEGEIFLLPPKVPHSPQRGANTVGLVIEYPREEGVQDALLWYCENCTTKLYEEDFTLDNIETDMPKIFDAYYGDKVKRTCPNCGSIMEPPKKVQLED, from the coding sequence ATGAGCAAATTATATCCTCCAATTAATTTTAAAGCATGGATTGAAGAAAACCGTCATTTACTTAAACCACCAGTTGGTAATAAAGTGGTTTGGAAAGATGGTGATTTCATCGTAATGGTTGTTGGTGGACCAAATAGTCGTAAAGATTATCATTATAACGAAACACCAGAGTTTTTCTATCAAGTAGAAGGTGATATTGTTTTAAAAGTTATTGATGGTGGTGAACCTAGGGACATTCATATAAAAGAAGGTGAAATCTTTTTGTTGCCACCAAAAGTACCACATTCACCTCAACGTGGTGCAAATACGGTTGGTTTAGTGATAGAGTATCCACGTGAAGAAGGTGTGCAAGATGCATTACTTTGGTATTGCGAAAACTGTACTACCAAGCTATATGAAGAAGATTTTACCTTAGACAATATCGAAACCGATATGCCTAAAATTTTTGACGCTTACTATGGTGATAAAGTAAAACGTACTTGCCCTAATTGTGGGTCTATAATGGAACCACCTAAAAAGGTACAGTTAGAAGACTAG
- a CDS encoding SDR family oxidoreductase encodes MNLNLNNKYALVCGSTAGIGKATALALAEEGANITLVARNEDKLKAVLAELPKHRNHDYIVADFSNPMELKEKIESYIKNNHGFHVLVNNTGGPAGGPVFDAKIEEFESAFTQHLKCNHVLAQAVVPFMKDENYGRIINVISTSVKQPLDGLGVSNTIRGAVANWSKTLANELGQFGITVNNVLPGATGTERLTEIIKNKSAKTGKTEEESANAMKSAVPAKRFAKPEELAAAITFLASECASYINGINLPVDGGRTKSL; translated from the coding sequence ATGAATCTAAACTTAAATAATAAATACGCATTAGTTTGTGGTAGCACAGCAGGTATTGGAAAAGCAACTGCTTTAGCTTTAGCTGAAGAAGGTGCAAATATCACGTTAGTAGCAAGAAACGAAGACAAATTAAAGGCTGTTTTAGCCGAATTACCAAAACACAGAAACCATGATTATATCGTAGCCGATTTTTCTAATCCGATGGAATTAAAAGAAAAAATTGAAAGCTATATTAAAAACAATCACGGATTTCATGTGTTGGTAAACAATACGGGCGGACCAGCTGGTGGACCAGTTTTTGATGCGAAAATTGAAGAATTTGAAAGCGCTTTTACACAGCATTTAAAATGTAATCATGTATTAGCACAAGCTGTTGTTCCGTTTATGAAAGATGAAAATTATGGACGTATTATTAATGTCATTTCTACATCTGTAAAACAGCCTTTAGACGGACTTGGGGTAAGCAATACCATTCGAGGTGCTGTAGCCAACTGGAGTAAAACGCTGGCTAATGAGCTTGGACAGTTTGGTATTACCGTTAACAATGTTTTACCTGGCGCAACAGGAACAGAGCGTTTAACCGAAATCATTAAAAACAAAAGTGCTAAAACTGGTAAAACAGAAGAAGAATCTGCTAACGCCATGAAAAGTGCTGTACCAGCAAAACGTTTTGCAAAACCAGAAGAATTAGCTGCTGCAATCACCTTTTTAGCAAGTGAATGTGCCAGTTATATTAACGGAATTAACCTTCCGGTTGATGGTGGTAGAACAAAAAGTTTATAA
- a CDS encoding DUF1795 domain-containing protein, which yields MGNKLLMLSALFFSLILFGQKDNWKTFEKDSYSIQYPKSWTYSDQKPQPMVQFVLLSEEDSQEEDEFRENINLSTESLQGRKMTLDAYVELALGQVTEQIPSAKILATEDVSLNGKKAKSFIWTADFGNGVMLKFKQYILISDGTAYILTFTSTEAEFDEYVNKATDILDTFKINS from the coding sequence ATGGGAAATAAATTATTGATGCTTTCAGCTTTGTTTTTTAGTTTAATACTTTTTGGTCAGAAAGATAATTGGAAGACGTTTGAAAAAGATAGCTATTCTATACAATATCCTAAAAGTTGGACCTATAGCGATCAGAAACCACAACCAATGGTTCAATTTGTATTATTGTCTGAAGAAGATTCACAAGAAGAGGATGAGTTTAGGGAAAATATAAATCTTTCTACTGAGTCTCTTCAAGGTCGTAAGATGACTCTTGATGCTTATGTAGAACTTGCTTTAGGTCAAGTTACGGAGCAAATACCATCTGCAAAAATTTTGGCTACTGAAGACGTTTCATTAAATGGAAAAAAAGCTAAATCTTTTATATGGACTGCAGATTTTGGAAATGGTGTCATGCTAAAATTCAAACAATATATCTTGATTAGTGATGGAACAGCCTATATATTAACCTTTACTAGTACTGAGGCTGAATTTGATGAATATGTAAACAAGGCAACAGATATACTTGATACTTTTAAAATTAATTCATAA
- a CDS encoding aldehyde dehydrogenase, with amino-acid sequence MKIQNYINGKFSLPIANEWIDNYNPSNGEVYGQIPNSSKEDVEQAFKAAKSAFPSWSQTTLEERSRILIKISELLEVNLDRFAEAESKDNGKPISLAKMVDIPRAASNFRFFGNAITQFASESHESVGQNAVNYTLRQPIGVVGCISPWNLPLYLFTWKIAPAIAAGNCVVAKPSEVTPMTAYLLGEICNEAGLPKGVLNIVHGLGTTTGQAIVEHPNIKAISFTGGTATGAHIAKVAAPMFKKLSLELGGKNPNIIFDDCDYEDMLNTTVRSSFANQGQICLCGSRIFVEETIYEKFKADFVEKVKSLKVGHPFETDTNIGALVSKQHLEKVKSYIEIAKEEGATILCGGNEVTVEGYENGYYLQPTVIEVKTDDCRVNQEEIFGPVVTIMPFKTEDDVLEMANKVKYGLSATLWTNNLKRTMRMSNQLQAGIVWVNTWMMRDLRTPFGGVKASGVGREGGFEALRFFTEPKNVCIKY; translated from the coding sequence ATGAAAATTCAAAACTACATAAACGGAAAATTTTCCCTTCCAATTGCTAATGAGTGGATTGACAACTACAACCCTTCAAACGGTGAAGTTTATGGACAAATTCCAAACTCATCAAAAGAAGATGTAGAACAAGCTTTTAAAGCTGCTAAATCTGCTTTTCCAAGTTGGAGTCAAACCACTTTAGAAGAACGTAGCAGAATTCTAATTAAGATTTCAGAATTATTAGAAGTAAATCTAGACCGTTTTGCAGAAGCAGAAAGTAAGGACAACGGAAAACCAATAAGTCTTGCCAAAATGGTAGATATACCAAGAGCAGCAAGTAATTTCAGGTTTTTTGGTAATGCCATTACCCAATTTGCAAGCGAAAGTCACGAAAGCGTTGGTCAAAACGCTGTAAATTATACACTACGCCAACCTATTGGTGTTGTTGGCTGTATCAGTCCTTGGAATTTACCATTATATCTGTTCACTTGGAAAATTGCACCAGCAATCGCCGCAGGTAATTGCGTCGTTGCCAAACCAAGCGAAGTCACACCAATGACAGCTTATTTATTAGGCGAAATTTGTAATGAAGCTGGTTTACCAAAAGGTGTGTTGAATATTGTTCACGGTTTAGGCACTACGACTGGACAAGCTATTGTAGAGCATCCAAATATCAAAGCTATTAGTTTTACTGGCGGAACAGCAACTGGTGCACATATTGCCAAAGTTGCAGCACCTATGTTTAAAAAATTGTCTTTAGAATTAGGTGGAAAAAACCCAAATATCATCTTTGACGATTGTGATTATGAAGATATGCTGAATACTACAGTACGCTCGTCATTTGCTAATCAAGGTCAGATTTGTTTATGCGGAAGCCGAATTTTTGTAGAAGAAACTATTTATGAGAAATTCAAAGCAGACTTTGTAGAAAAAGTAAAAAGCTTGAAAGTTGGTCATCCTTTTGAAACAGACACCAATATTGGTGCTTTAGTTTCAAAACAGCATCTTGAAAAAGTAAAAAGTTACATCGAAATAGCTAAAGAAGAAGGCGCTACTATTTTATGTGGCGGAAACGAAGTTACTGTTGAAGGCTACGAAAACGGCTACTATTTACAACCAACAGTTATCGAGGTAAAAACAGACGATTGTCGCGTGAACCAAGAAGAAATTTTTGGTCCAGTAGTGACTATTATGCCTTTTAAAACCGAAGACGACGTGTTAGAAATGGCTAACAAAGTAAAATACGGATTATCAGCAACACTTTGGACGAATAATCTAAAACGAACGATGAGAATGAGCAACCAACTACAAGCAGGTATTGTTTGGGTAAACACTTGGATGATGCGCGATTTACGTACACCTTTTGGTGGCGTTAAAGCAAGTGGCGTTGGTCGCGAAGGTGGCTTTGAAGCTTTACGCTTTTTTACTGAGCCTAAAAATGTATGTATAAAATATTAA
- a CDS encoding RidA family protein has protein sequence MNTNEGTKVTPRGAYPHVKVVGDFIFVSGTSSRRADNTIAGVELIDEMNTKKLDIEVQTREVLKNIDKNLQTVGASLKDVVDVTTFLVNMNDFAGYNKAYGEFFEKATGPTRTTVAVHQLPHPDLLVEIKVMAYKKQ, from the coding sequence ATGAATACAAACGAAGGAACTAAAGTAACACCAAGAGGCGCGTATCCACACGTGAAAGTGGTTGGCGATTTCATTTTCGTTTCAGGAACCAGTTCAAGACGCGCAGACAATACTATTGCTGGTGTGGAACTTATTGACGAAATGAACACCAAAAAATTAGATATCGAAGTTCAAACCAGAGAAGTTTTAAAAAACATCGATAAAAATTTACAAACCGTTGGTGCAAGTCTAAAAGACGTGGTTGATGTGACCACTTTTTTAGTAAACATGAATGATTTTGCAGGTTATAACAAAGCCTACGGTGAGTTTTTTGAAAAAGCTACTGGACCAACAAGAACAACCGTTGCTGTACACCAGTTACCACATCCAGACTTATTGGTTGAGATTAAGGTGATGGCATATAAGAAACAATAA
- a CDS encoding FAD-dependent oxidoreductase, translating to MKQKENILIIGAGLCGSLLALRLAQRGYNVNVYESRPDLRTTDISAGKSINLALSDRGFKALRLASVEDKAREICIPMKGRLIHDIEGNTFASNYSGRDNEYINSISRGDLNGMLLTEADEYDNLTIHFNTECETVDLDTNTVHFVNRNTKETFNVSADVIFGTDGAGSELRKSYFLQRKFLFSFSQNFLTHGYKELEIPAAADGSHQISKDYLHIWPRGEYMLIALANLDGSFTVTLFLGHEEGTYNFKDLDTEDKIKAFFQEQFPDALALIPNIAEEFANNPTGALGTIKCSPWHYQGNTLILGDAAHAVVPFYGQGMNASFEDVAVLDGIIDKHEGDWETIFKTYQSVRKADADAIGELAEENYYEMRDHVANPIFKKKRQLEMQLEKHFPEQYFSKYSMVTFNENIGYHEAMTKGRAQDKAILNMIADNEIDLNDDLSVLLKIVQEKTNDIIDDDNVAKTMHH from the coding sequence ATGAAACAAAAAGAGAATATATTAATCATTGGCGCAGGTTTATGCGGTTCACTTTTAGCACTACGTTTAGCACAAAGAGGTTACAATGTCAATGTTTATGAAAGCAGACCAGATCTACGCACAACAGACATTTCCGCAGGAAAATCAATCAACCTTGCCTTATCAGATCGCGGTTTTAAAGCCTTACGTTTAGCTAGTGTTGAAGATAAAGCGCGTGAAATTTGCATACCTATGAAAGGCCGATTAATTCATGATATTGAAGGCAACACCTTTGCGTCCAACTATTCTGGTCGTGATAACGAATACATCAACTCAATTTCAAGAGGCGATTTAAATGGCATGTTATTAACCGAAGCCGATGAATACGATAATCTAACTATTCATTTTAATACAGAATGTGAAACAGTAGATTTAGATACAAACACCGTTCATTTTGTAAACCGAAACACAAAAGAAACGTTTAACGTCTCTGCAGACGTTATTTTTGGTACTGATGGAGCAGGTTCAGAATTAAGAAAAAGCTACTTTTTGCAGCGTAAATTCTTGTTTAGTTTTTCTCAAAATTTCTTAACGCATGGTTATAAAGAATTAGAAATTCCTGCAGCAGCAGACGGAAGTCATCAAATTAGTAAAGACTATTTACACATTTGGCCAAGAGGCGAATATATGCTTATCGCTTTAGCTAATTTGGACGGAAGCTTTACAGTTACCCTATTTTTAGGACATGAAGAAGGCACTTATAATTTCAAAGATTTAGATACTGAAGACAAAATAAAAGCCTTTTTCCAAGAGCAATTTCCGGATGCTTTAGCGCTAATTCCAAATATTGCTGAAGAATTTGCAAACAACCCAACAGGTGCGTTAGGAACTATAAAATGTTCACCTTGGCATTATCAGGGTAACACTTTAATTTTAGGTGATGCCGCGCATGCTGTTGTTCCGTTTTACGGTCAAGGAATGAATGCCTCTTTTGAAGATGTTGCTGTTTTAGATGGCATAATCGATAAACATGAAGGAGATTGGGAAACCATTTTTAAAACCTACCAATCGGTTAGAAAAGCAGATGCAGATGCTATTGGCGAATTAGCAGAAGAAAACTATTACGAAATGCGAGATCATGTTGCTAATCCTATTTTCAAGAAAAAACGCCAGCTAGAAATGCAATTAGAAAAACATTTCCCAGAGCAATATTTTTCAAAATATTCGATGGTCACATTCAATGAAAATATTGGCTATCATGAAGCTATGACCAAAGGTCGTGCGCAAGACAAAGCCATTTTAAACATGATTGCAGACAACGAGATTGATTTAAATGATGACCTTTCAGTTTTATTAAAAATAGTACAAGAAAAAACTAACGACATTATTGATGATGACAACGTTGCAAAAACGATGCATCATTAA
- the kynU gene encoding kynureninase encodes MSDYKTGLDYAKTQDQNDSLAQYRNQFHIPKDKDGNDWLYFTGNSLGLQPKSTQKYIQQELNDWANLGVEGHFEAKNPWMPYHEFLTESMATIVGAKPIEVVVMNTLTTNLHLLMVSFYQPTKTKYKIVIESDAFPSDRYAVQTQLDFHGFDANEGLIEWKPREGEELLNIEDLENILDQQGDEIALLLIGGVNYYTGQYLDLKRIAELGHAKNCMVGIDLAHGAGNIQPELHNSGVDFAAWCTYKYLNSGPGSLAGLFVHEKHAHNKDLKRFAGWWSHNKDTRFNMRQPLDVTPGAEGWQLSNPPILSMAAIKASLDMFNEVGMEALRKKSEQLTGYFEFLIKELNNDKIKIITPTDPKQRGCQLSIQVKDADKSLHHKLTEANIITDWREPDVIRCAPVPLYNSFEDVFRMVEKLKEILN; translated from the coding sequence TTGTCTGACTATAAAACAGGTCTTGATTACGCAAAAACACAAGACCAAAACGATTCTTTAGCGCAGTACCGCAATCAATTTCATATTCCAAAAGACAAAGACGGAAATGATTGGTTATACTTTACAGGAAACTCGTTAGGATTACAACCAAAAAGCACACAAAAGTACATTCAACAAGAATTAAACGATTGGGCAAACCTTGGTGTAGAAGGTCATTTTGAAGCCAAAAATCCTTGGATGCCATACCACGAATTCTTAACCGAAAGTATGGCAACAATTGTAGGTGCAAAACCTATAGAAGTTGTAGTGATGAACACGCTAACTACTAACCTACACTTGCTAATGGTTAGTTTTTATCAACCTACAAAAACCAAATATAAAATTGTAATTGAAAGTGATGCGTTTCCATCAGATCGATATGCTGTACAAACACAACTAGATTTTCATGGTTTTGATGCTAATGAAGGTTTAATTGAATGGAAACCTCGCGAAGGCGAAGAATTACTAAACATTGAAGATTTAGAAAACATTTTAGACCAACAAGGTGACGAAATTGCTTTACTTTTAATTGGTGGCGTTAATTATTACACTGGTCAATATTTAGATTTAAAACGAATTGCCGAATTAGGTCACGCCAAAAACTGTATGGTTGGTATCGATTTAGCTCATGGCGCAGGAAACATTCAACCAGAATTACACAACTCAGGAGTTGATTTTGCAGCTTGGTGTACTTACAAATATTTAAATTCTGGACCAGGTAGTTTAGCAGGTCTTTTCGTTCACGAAAAGCACGCACACAATAAAGATTTAAAACGTTTTGCAGGTTGGTGGAGTCACAATAAAGACACACGTTTTAACATGCGTCAGCCATTAGATGTTACACCTGGCGCTGAAGGTTGGCAACTTAGCAATCCGCCAATTTTATCTATGGCTGCCATAAAAGCATCTTTAGATATGTTTAATGAGGTTGGTATGGAAGCTTTACGCAAAAAATCAGAACAACTAACAGGTTATTTTGAGTTTTTAATTAAGGAATTAAACAACGATAAAATAAAAATAATTACACCAACAGATCCAAAACAACGTGGTTGCCAATTATCGATTCAAGTTAAAGATGCCGATAAAAGTTTACATCACAAATTAACCGAAGCCAACATTATTACAGATTGGCGCGAACCTGATGTGATTCGTTGCGCACCTGTACCACTTTACAACAGTTTTGAAGATGTATTTAGAATGGTTGAAAAGTTGAAAGAAATTTTAAATTAA
- a CDS encoding (4Fe-4S)-binding protein, whose amino-acid sequence MSKTKEYTNGEVSVVWKAEKCIHSAMCVKGLPNVFQPKERPWIKIDSSTTDKIIETVKKCPSGALSYYMNDTEDKTSETLETKIEVLENGPLLIYGTLKVTHKDGKKETKNKTTAFCRCGASQNKPYCDGAHIKQDFEG is encoded by the coding sequence ATGAGTAAGACAAAAGAATATACTAACGGTGAAGTCTCTGTTGTTTGGAAGGCTGAAAAATGCATACACTCTGCAATGTGCGTAAAGGGTTTACCAAATGTTTTTCAACCTAAAGAACGACCTTGGATAAAAATTGACTCCTCAACAACCGATAAAATTATTGAAACCGTTAAAAAATGTCCTTCGGGTGCACTGAGCTATTATATGAATGACACTGAAGACAAAACATCTGAGACTTTAGAAACTAAAATTGAGGTATTAGAAAATGGTCCGCTCTTGATTTATGGAACACTTAAAGTTACTCACAAAGATGGAAAAAAAGAAACCAAAAACAAAACAACAGCGTTTTGTCGTTGCGGTGCTTCACAAAACAAACCATACTGTGATGGAGCCCATATTAAGCAAGATTTTGAAGGATAA